In the genome of Cryptomeria japonica chromosome 8, Sugi_1.0, whole genome shotgun sequence, one region contains:
- the LOC131078898 gene encoding uncharacterized protein LOC131078898 isoform X1 codes for MVDAITICGAGFKAPSESDLRGPILSQMVDDVKKDLDEQRHIWSTKGCTIMTDGWTDRRNRTLLNFLVSSAGGTVFIKSIDASAHCKNATYLCEQIEEVIEDVDEENVVQVVTDNAANYVAAGRLLMERHPSIVWTPCAAHCIDLMLEDIGKIPWVKRCVERARNVCKFVYNHSWVLALMRQYTEQKELARPGITRFATNFLTLQSMLRSKSALRRMIVGEEWSSSSYATTPAGIEMADCIFDEQGFWVPCDEIVKFVKPLVVLLRIADGDKPAMGYIYEGMDRAKEAIGFVYRADESKYGPIWEIIDRRWHHQLHRPIHAATYYLNPAFRFIPSFKVDVEVLNGLYAIMEKMGPAGTSQIDLFRELQMFSDAQGETFSRPVAKDGRTTMMPDHWWNFFGPETPNIQKLAIRILSQPFSASGCERNWSMFEHIHSKRRNRLSVEKMNDLVFVHYNLRLRMRKNAIVDMSPIILDEVDLEAEWANENQTALGTPTAVFSDDDIDWIDQVVIEAEAVAMAEE; via the exons atggttgatgccattaccatatgcggggcggggttcaaagcccctagtgagagtgatttgaggggacccattttgtctcaaatggtggatgatgtgaaaaaggatttagatgaacaacgccacatatggagcactaaaggttgcaccatcatgactgatggttggacggataggagaaatagaactctccttaattttcttgtttcttccgcag ggggcaccgttttcatcaagtccattgatgcctccgcccattgcaagaatgccacctacctatgtgagcagatagaggaggtgattgaagatgtggatgaggagaacgtggtacaggtggtgaccgacaatgcagcaaattatgttgctgcgg gtagactattgatggagaggcacccatctatagtttggactccatgtgctgctcattgcattgacctcatgttggaggatattggaaaaatcccatgggtcaagagatgtgtagaaagggcaagaaatgtctgcaaatttgtatataatcattcatgggtgttggctcttatgagacaatacacagagcagaaggagttagctcgtccaggaatcacaagatttgccacaaacttcctcacattgcagtccatgcttaggtctaagtctgccttgagacgtatgattgttggtgaggagtggtcttcctcatcctatgctaccacccctgcagggatagagatggcagactgcatttttgatgagcaaggcttttgggtcccttgtgatgaaatagtgaag tttgttaagcccttggtggttttgttgcgaattgcggatggagataagcccgcaatgggctatatatatgagggcatggatagggcgaaggaggccatcgGATTCGTCTATCGAGcggatgagagcaagtatggtcccatttgggagatcattgataggagatggcatcatcagcttcataggcccatccatgcggcaacctattatctgaatccggcattccgttttatcccttctttcaaggttgatgtggaggtccttaatgggctatatgcaatcatggagaagatgggacctgctggtacttctcagatagacctttttcgagagctacaAATGTTttcagatgcacaaggggagaccttctctcgtcctgtcgccaaagatggtaggacaactatgatgccag atcattggtggaacttttttggcccagagacaccaaatattcagaagttggccattcgcatcttgagccaaccattcagcgcatcaggttgtgagcgcaattggagtatgtttgagcacatacactccaagaggcgcaatagattatctgtggagaagatgaatgatctcgtctttgttcactacaacctccgcctgagaatgagaaagaatgcaatagttgacatgtctcctatcattctagatgaggttgatcttgaagcagagtgggccaatgagaatcagacagctcttgggactcctacagctgtatttagtgatgatgacattgattggattgaTCAGGTAGTTATAGAGGccgaggctgtagccatggcagaggagtag